TTTCTCGCGCTACCATGACGAATTTTGCGCGCATGCGCCACACATTTGTAAGTGTAATTATGTAATaagttcaaaattttgttggatTAATCTCCCTATGTTAATTAAATGCACAGATGaataaaacttttagaaaataacttatttattaCATAACATATTGAAGGTATGTACAACATATAACATTTTTCCtgcttttgaaataaatatatgCAGTCTTAAAATTCATGATGCTTTGTTGTCAGTGGCATTATTGCCATCATTCAATTTCTGCTTTTTAGCACTTTCTGGAGCATCACTGTCCTTTGATTCTCCGTTgctaacatttttttccacaTTAGtcgttttcttcttcagctTGTATTCAAATGTCTCCAACAATGCTTCTGGTTGGTCAAACCACAGTTTATGCTTTCCCTTATATGGTATTTGCTTTTTGGTTTTACATATCAAACACACAGTCTtgattaatttgtttttagGCATCAATCGTACCTTGGCTGTCTTGCCAGGAATTAAAGGACTTTGACATGCTCTG
The sequence above is a segment of the Nasonia vitripennis strain AsymCx chromosome 3, Nvit_psr_1.1, whole genome shotgun sequence genome. Coding sequences within it:
- the LOC100123066 gene encoding ribonuclease P protein subunit rpr2, yielding MKKSSAINEKLCQGKDVFERMNFLYQASFLLSSKNKALASYYGSIMTSCAKKAVLRVDHNLKRTVCRACQSPLIPGKTAKVRLMPKNKLIKTVCLICKTKKQIPYKGKHKLWFDQPEALLETFEYKLKKKTTNVEKNVSNGESKDSDAPESAKKQKLNDGNNATDNKAS